GAGCCTTCGGGAAAGTCAGGGTGATTGCCCTTGAGTTCGCCGCGGAAAATCGGCATGCGGCGCCACATCTCGCGGGTCACCTTGTAGGCCCAGATGTGTTTCTTGACATCGTTGTCGTCGGGGTCAGTGAGCCAGCCGGTATCGAAATCAACAGGAGCGTGCATGTCTGCACCACTGATGTGGACGGAGCCTCGACTGAAGGGGTAGCCTGTCCAGTTCGCCATGGAGACGTATTCGGCATCGTCTGGGAGGACGGAGTGGTCGCCGTAGTAGCATGTATAAAGAGCAAGAATCATCAGCGGCTTGTCAGGGAAAGGCTTGAACGCCCTATCCCACGCCTCTCTGAACTTCGGGCCCAGAGCATCAACTTCTTCCTACAAGCAGAAAAGTGTTAGCGACATTCGAGAGGTACTGGAGCATGCGCAGATCATGTAGTCCGGACCAATGCTCAATACCCGGTCCCCTTCAGTTACGTACCTCAGTTGGTCTGAACTTCCCCTGTGCATCCATACCATTTGTACCAAGAAGTTCATCCCCATGTCGAATCGCATCATCAACGTCCCAGCGTCCATCCATAAAGCCATTGATACACTCTCTAGGCTTCAGGTTCGTCCTGTAAGACCAGAGCGAAAGATGGTGATCTTGATAATCCTCTCCAACACCAGGAAGATCCTCAACAACAGGGATGCCAAGCTTCTCCAAAAGCTTCGCATCACCCACACCAGAGCGTTCGAGCACACCGGGAGTACCATTAGCTCCAGCGGACACGACGACAAGCTTACGCGCATTGACAGAGCGACGAGCTGTGTACGCTGTTGACAAGAACTCTGGGTTGGCGAGATATTTCGGGTTCGTCTGGTATTCGACGCCAGTGGCGCGCTTGCCGTCGAAGTGGACCTTGACGACCTGCTTCTCCACGAGGACATGCAGGTTGGGGTATTCGCCACTCTGGATCTTGGGGTGGAGGAAGCGATGAGCGGCGTCTTGACGTCGGCCGTTGGGGCCGATGTATTTGTAGTATCGCTCAATGGCATCGTTGTTGTCGAGATTCTGGAGATCGTTGGACTCGGGGTATCCGAGCTTCGCAGCGGCTTCGACGAAAGCGTTCTCGGCGCGAGTGCAGGTATGTGTGCCCTTTGAGACGTTCACTGGGCCATCGAATCCGTGGCGATCCTTGTCGCCTTTGCCG
Above is a window of Fulvia fulva chromosome 6, complete sequence DNA encoding:
- a CDS encoding Alcohol oxidase encodes the protein MLSSTAGGLAGCVVAGRLAEADKNLVILVIEQGPNNYGMKEVVHPALYPRNLFPQSRVTLFWQTKKSPQLANRSPIVPSGGTLGGGSAMNWMVYTRAQRSDFDSWKTPGWTADEILPFLNKFETYHGKGDKDRHGFDGPVNVSKGTHTCTRAENAFVEAAAKLGYPESNDLQNLDNNDAIERYYKYIGPNGRRQDAAHRFLHPKIQSGEYPNLHVLVEKQVVKVHFDGKRATGVEYQTNPKYLANPEFLSTAYTARRSVNARKLVVVSAGANGTPGVLERSGVGDAKLLEKLGIPVVEDLPGVGEDYQDHHLSLWSYRTNLKPRECINGFMDGRWDVDDAIRHGDELLGTNGMDAQGKFRPTEEEVDALGPKFREAWDRAFKPFPDKPLMILALYTCYYGDHSVLPDDAEYVSMANWTGYPFSRGSVHISGADMHAPVDFDTGWLTDPDDNDVKKHIWAYKVTREMWRRMPIFRGELKGNHPDFPEGSEAAVVEKADGPMYTDDKARIKYTKEDDAAIEQRIREIISTTWHSLGTCKMAPKDQKGVVDGNLSVHGLEGLKLADLSIPPENVGANTGNTAFVIGEKAADIFIKELGIQKVDSPQM